One window of the Marmota flaviventris isolate mMarFla1 chromosome 2, mMarFla1.hap1, whole genome shotgun sequence genome contains the following:
- the Pgf gene encoding placenta growth factor isoform X3 produces MLALRLLTCFLQLLAGLALPAVHPQQRALSAETSSSEVEVIPFHEVWGRSYCRALEKLVDIVTEYPSEMEYILSPSCVSLKRCTGCCGDEDLHCLPVETTNVTMQILKIPPEGPPSYVELKFSQHVSCECRPLREKMKPERCSDTVPQT; encoded by the exons ATGCTAGCCCTGAGGCTGCTCACTTGCTTCCTGCAGCTCCTGGCTGGGCTGGCGCTGCCTGCTGTGCACCCCCAG CAGCGGGCCCTGTCTGCTGAGACCAGCTCATCAGAGGTGGAAG TGATACCCTTCCATGAGGTGTGGGGCCGCAGCTACTGCCGGGCCCTGGAGAAGCTGGTGGACATTGTGACCGAGTACCCTAGTGAGATGGAGTACATACTGAGCCCGTCCTGTGTCTCCCTGAAGCGCTGCACTGGCTGCTGTGGTGACGAGGACCTGCACTGTCTGCCCGTGGAGACAACCAACGTCACCATGCAG ATCCTGAAGATCCCCCCGGAGGGTCCACCCTCCTATGTGGAGCTGAAATTCTCTCAGCACGTGAGCTGCGAGTGCAG ACCTCTGCGGGAGAAGATGAAGCCAGAAAG GTGCAGTGAcactgttcctcagacgtaa
- the Pgf gene encoding placenta growth factor isoform X2, whose amino-acid sequence MLALRLLTCFLQLLAGLALPAVHPQRALSAETSSSEVEVIPFHEVWGRSYCRALEKLVDIVTEYPSEMEYILSPSCVSLKRCTGCCGDEDLHCLPVETTNVTMQILKIPPEGPPSYVELKFSQHVSCECRPLREKMKPERRRLKGRGKRKKEKQRSTDCHQCSDTVPQT is encoded by the exons ATGCTAGCCCTGAGGCTGCTCACTTGCTTCCTGCAGCTCCTGGCTGGGCTGGCGCTGCCTGCTGTGCACCCCCAG CGGGCCCTGTCTGCTGAGACCAGCTCATCAGAGGTGGAAG TGATACCCTTCCATGAGGTGTGGGGCCGCAGCTACTGCCGGGCCCTGGAGAAGCTGGTGGACATTGTGACCGAGTACCCTAGTGAGATGGAGTACATACTGAGCCCGTCCTGTGTCTCCCTGAAGCGCTGCACTGGCTGCTGTGGTGACGAGGACCTGCACTGTCTGCCCGTGGAGACAACCAACGTCACCATGCAG ATCCTGAAGATCCCCCCGGAGGGTCCACCCTCCTATGTGGAGCTGAAATTCTCTCAGCACGTGAGCTGCGAGTGCAG ACCTCTGCGGGAGAAGATGAAGCCAGAAAG GAGGAGACTCAAGGgcagggggaagaggaagaaagagaagcagagatCCACAGACTGCCATCA GTGCAGTGAcactgttcctcagacgtaa
- the Pgf gene encoding placenta growth factor isoform X1 produces the protein MLALRLLTCFLQLLAGLALPAVHPQQRALSAETSSSEVEVIPFHEVWGRSYCRALEKLVDIVTEYPSEMEYILSPSCVSLKRCTGCCGDEDLHCLPVETTNVTMQILKIPPEGPPSYVELKFSQHVSCECRPLREKMKPERRRLKGRGKRKKEKQRSTDCHQCSDTVPQT, from the exons ATGCTAGCCCTGAGGCTGCTCACTTGCTTCCTGCAGCTCCTGGCTGGGCTGGCGCTGCCTGCTGTGCACCCCCAG CAGCGGGCCCTGTCTGCTGAGACCAGCTCATCAGAGGTGGAAG TGATACCCTTCCATGAGGTGTGGGGCCGCAGCTACTGCCGGGCCCTGGAGAAGCTGGTGGACATTGTGACCGAGTACCCTAGTGAGATGGAGTACATACTGAGCCCGTCCTGTGTCTCCCTGAAGCGCTGCACTGGCTGCTGTGGTGACGAGGACCTGCACTGTCTGCCCGTGGAGACAACCAACGTCACCATGCAG ATCCTGAAGATCCCCCCGGAGGGTCCACCCTCCTATGTGGAGCTGAAATTCTCTCAGCACGTGAGCTGCGAGTGCAG ACCTCTGCGGGAGAAGATGAAGCCAGAAAG GAGGAGACTCAAGGgcagggggaagaggaagaaagagaagcagagatCCACAGACTGCCATCA GTGCAGTGAcactgttcctcagacgtaa